One Phocoena sinus isolate mPhoSin1 chromosome 13, mPhoSin1.pri, whole genome shotgun sequence DNA segment encodes these proteins:
- the MPV17 gene encoding protein Mpv17 isoform X2 yields the protein MVSLGCGFVGPVVGGWYKVLDRLIPGTTKVDALKKMLLDQGGFAPCFLGCFLSLVGTLNGLSAQDNWAKLQQDYPDALITNYYVRADASAASSSLSPEVPGTGGPPDTEIPQLGLFSHSHMGTILREALTQLCNVFSSVEAGVRPGWLSSSVLLLSGTRTCPGRHIGSESASLHHFKLAVMQLDPGRVKPPPQSGHIGFHRVWWLVRT from the exons ATGGTCTCCCTGGGCTGCGGCTTTGTG GGCCCTGTAGTAGGAGGCTGGTACAAGGTTTTGGACCGGCTCATCCCTGGCACCACCAAGGTGGATGCACTAAAGAAGATGCTGTTGGATCAG GGGGGCTTTGCCCCATGTTTTCTGGGCTGTTTCCTCTCACTGGTAGGGACACTCAATGGACTGTCAGCCCAGGACAATTGGGCCAAACTCCAGCAG GATTACCCTGATGCTCTCATCACCAACTACTATGTAAGAGCTGACGCCTCAGCTGCCTCCTCTTCCTTGAGTCCAGaagtgccagggactgggggtccTCCTGACACAGAAATCCCTCAGCTGGGATTATTCTCTCATTCCCACATGGGCACCATACTCAGGGAAGCACTCACGCAGTTGTGCAACGTATTCTCGTCTGTAGAAGCTGGAGTCAGACCAG GTTGGCTGTCGTCCAGTGTGTTGCTGTTATCTGGAACTCGTACCTGTCCTGGAAGGCACATCGGCTCTGAGTCTGCCTCACTCCATCATTTCAAGCTTGCAGTGATGCAGCTTGACCCTGGAAGGGTCAAACCACCTCCTCAAAGTGGGCACATTGGTTTTCACAGGGTTTGGTGGCTGGTCAGAACTTAA
- the UCN gene encoding urocortin has protein sequence MRPAGRAALLAALLLLAQLRPGSSQWSPEAAAAGVQDPSLRWSPGTRNHGGGARALLLLLAERFPRRAGQGRWGSAITGERPRRDDPPLSIDLTFHLLRTLLELARTQSQRERAEQNRIIFDSVGK, from the coding sequence ATGAGGCCGGCGGGACGCGCGGCGCTGCTGGCGGCGCTGCTGCTCCTGGCACAGCTGCGCCCGGGGAGCAGCCAGTGGAGcccggaggcggcggcggccggggTCCAGGACCCAAGTCTGCGCTGGAGCCCCGGGACACGGAACCACGGTGGAGGGGCCCGCGCGCTCCTCTTGCTGCTGGCGGAGCGCTTCCCGCGCCGCGCGGGACAGGGCCGATGGGGATCCGCGATCACAGGCGAGCGGCCGCGACGGGACGACCCTCCGCTGTCCATTGACCTCACCTTCCACCTGCTACGGACCCTGCTGGAGCTGGCGCGGACGCAGAGCCAGAGGGAGCGCGCCGAGCAGAACCGCATCATATTCGACTCGGTGGGCAAGTGA
- the GTF3C2 gene encoding general transcription factor 3C polypeptide 2 translates to MDPYGVGCVALEEAGPVGNMTVVDSPGQEVLKQLDVKASSETTSVEASIETSLSTPLPGFEDSLDERRLPPEQETLSRLEQQDLSSEMSKVPKPRASKPGPKRGGRTRKGPKRPQQPNSPSAPRVPGLLDQSNPLSTPMPKKRGRKSKADLLLLKLSKGLDQPESPHPKRPPEDFETPPGERPRRRAAQVALLYLQELAEELSTALPAPVSCPESPKVSSPTKPKKSQQQAACHYGEEEDDTARDEDFVLQVEAEDGEESEAPSESSSDPEPTVPRSTARASTSGKQKPHCRGVAPNGLPNHIMAPVWKCLHLTKDLREQKHSYWEFAEWIPLAWKWQLLSELEAAHYLPQEEKSPLFSVQREGLPEDGTLYRINRFSSITAHPERWDVSFFTGGPLWALDWCPVPEGAAASQYVALFSSPDMNETHPLSQLYSGPGLLQLWDLGTLQQESCPGNRAHFVYGIACDHGCIWDLKFCPSGAWELPGTPRKAPLLPRLGLLALACSDGKVLLFSLPHPEALLAQQPLDAVKPAIYKVQCVATLQVGSMQASDPSECGQCLSLAWIPTRPHHHLAAGYYNGMVVFWNLPTNSPLQRIRLSDGSLKLYPFQCFLAHDQAVRTLQWCKANSHFLVSAGSDRKIKFWDLRRPYEPINSIKRFLSTELAWLLPYNGVTVAQDNCYASYGLCGIHYIDAGYLGFKAYFTAPRKGTVWSLSGSDWLGTIAAGDISGELIAAILPDMALNPINVKRPVDRRFPIYKADLMPYQDSPEGQDHSSASSGAPNPPKARTYAETVNHHYLLFQDTDLSSFHGLPHREPMLRMQEGEGQTRLCLDRLQLEAIHKVRFSPNLDSYGWLVSGGQSGLVRIHFVRALTCPLGHRMQLESRAHFNAMFQPASPTKGPGFPPTSHRLLPGP, encoded by the exons ATGGATCCCTACGGGGTCGGCTGTGTTGCTCTGGAGGAGGCCGGCCCCGTGGGGAACATGACTGTGGTAGACTCTCCTGGACAAGAGGTGCTAAAACAGCTTGATGTCAAGGCCTCTTCAGAAACAACCAGTGTGGAGGCTTCCATAGAGACATCATTATCTACCCCTTTGCCTGGATTTGAGGATTCTCTTGATGAGAGGAGGCTCCCTCCAGAACAGGAAACCCTCTCCAGACTGGAACAGCAAG ATCTTTCTTCAGAGATGTCAAAGGTCCCAAAGCCTAGGGCCTCAAAGCCTGGCCCGAAGAGAGGTGGTAGGACACGGAAAGGCCCCAAAAGGCCCCAGCAGCCTAATTCTCCATCAGCCCCTCGGGTTCCTGGTCTCTTAGATCAGTCCAACCCTCTGTCCACCCCCATGCCTAAGAAACGAGGTCGAAAGTCCAAGGCAGATCTGCTACTGCTGAAGTTGTCAAAAGGCCTAGATCAGCCAGAGTCTCCACATCCAAAGAGGCCCCCTGAGGACTTTGAGACCCCTCCTGGGGAACGACCCCGCCGAAGGGCTGCCCAAGT GGCACTTCTGTACCTTCAGGAACTGGCTGAAGAGCTCTCAACAGCCCTGCCTGCTCCAGTGTCCTGTCCTGAGAGCCCCAAGGTGAGCAGCCCCACCAAACCCAAGAAGAGCCAGCAGCAGGCAGCCTGTCATTATGGAGAAGAAGAGGATGACACTGCACGGGACGAAGACTTCGTTCTCCAGGTTGAGGctgaagatggagaagaaagtGAGGCCCCAAGCGAGAGCTCGTCTGACCCTGAGCCTACAGTGCCCCGAAGCACCGCACGAGCATCCACTTCAGGG AAGCAGAAGCCACACTGCCGGGGAGTGGCTCCCAATGGTTTACCAAATCACATCATGGCTCCTGTTTGGAAGTGCCTTCATCTCACCAAGGACCT CCGAGAACAGAAGCATTCATACTGGGAGTTTGCGGAATGGATTCCTTTAGCCTGGAAGTGGCAATTGTTATCTGAACT TGAGGCAGCTCACTACCTGCCCCAGGAGGAGAAGTCGCCACTGTTTTCTGTACAACGTGAAGGACTTCCTGAAGATGGCACACTCTACCGAATAAACAG ATTTAGCTCTATCACAGCACACCCAGAGCGCTGGGATGTGTCTTTCTTTACGGGGGGACCGCTCTGGGCTCTGGACTGGTGCCCAGTGCCAGAGGGGGCAGCAGCCTCGCAGTATGTGGCTCTTTTCTCCAGCCCTGACATGAATGAGACACACCCACTGAGCCAGCTTTATTCGGGCCCTGGGCTGCTCCAGCTCTGGGACCTTGGGACCTTGCAGCAAGAAAGCTG TCCTGGCAACAGAGCCCACTTTGTCTATGGGATTGCTTGTGACCACGGCTGCATCTGGGACCTCAAGTTCTGCCCCAGTGGAGCGTGGGAACTTCCAGGCACCCCTCGGAAG GCTCCTCTCTTGCCCCGGTTGGGTCTCCTGGCTCTTGCCTGCTCAGATGGGAAGGTGCTGCTGTTCAGTCTGCCCCATCCCGAGGCCCTGCTGGCTCAGCAGCCCCTAG ATGCAGTGAAGCCTGCCATCTATAAG GTCCAATGTGTGGCAACCCTTCAGGTGGGGTCTATGCAAGCATCAGACCCCTCTGAGTGTGGTCAGTGCCTTAGCCTGGCTTGGATACCCACCCGGCCCCACCACCACCTGGCTGCTGGATATTATAATG GCATGGTGGTTTTCTGGAACCTTCCCACGAACTCGCCTCTGCAGCGGATACGGCTCTCTGATGGCTCCTTGAAGCTCTACCCCTTCCAGTGTTTCCTAGCCCATGACCAGGCTGTGCGTACCCTTCAATGGTGCAAAGCTAACAG TCATTTCCTAGTCTCTGCAGGGAGTGACCGGAAAATCAAATTCTGGGACCTTCGACGACCTTATGAACCAATAAACTCTATCAAGCGCTTCTTGAGTACAGAGCTGGCCTGGCTGCTCCCTTACAATGGTGTCACTGTGGCTCAGGACAACTGCTATGCCTC tTATGGACTCTGTGGAATTCATTATATTGATGCTGGTTACCTTGGTTTCAAGGCCTACTTCACTGCTCCTCGAAAAGGCACTGTCTGG AGTCTTTCAGGATCCGACTGGCTCGGGACAATAGCTGCAGGAGATATATCTGGGGAGCTCATTGCAGCTATATTGCCTGATATGGCACTGAACCCAATAAATGTCAAACGACCTGTAGATCGAAGATTC CCTATATATAAAGCAGATCTGATGCCATATCAGGACAGTCCTGAAGGTCAGGACCACTCTTCTGCTTCATCTGGGGCCCCCAACCCTCCCAAGGCTCGAACTTACGCTGAAACCGTCAACCATCACTACTTGCTCTTTCAAGACACAGATTTG AGTTCATTCCACGGTCTGCCCCACAGAGAGCCAATGCTGCGCatgcaggagggagaggggcaaACACGGCTCTGCCTGGACCGGCTGCAGCTGGAAGCTATTCATAAG GTACGATTCAGCCCAAACCTGGACTCCTATGGATGGCTGGTCTCTGGGGGGCAGTCAGGGCTAGTTCGGATCCATTTTGTCCGTGCGCTCACCTGTCCACTGGGCCACCGTATGCAGCTTGAAAGCCGAGCCCACTTCAATGCTATGTTCCAGCCGGCCTCCCCCACTAAAGGGCCTGGCTTCCCTCCAACCAGCCATCGCCTTCTGCCTGGTCCCTAG
- the MPV17 gene encoding protein Mpv17 isoform X1 codes for MALWRAYQRALTAHPWKVQVLTAGSLMGLGDVISQQLVERRGLQAHETGRTLTMVSLGCGFVGPVVGGWYKVLDRLIPGTTKVDALKKMLLDQGGFAPCFLGCFLSLVGTLNGLSAQDNWAKLQQDYPDALITNYYVRADASAASSSLSPEVPGTGGPPDTEIPQLGLFSHSHMGTILREALTQLCNVFSSVEAGVRPGWLSSSVLLLSGTRTCPGRHIGSESASLHHFKLAVMQLDPGRVKPPPQSGHIGFHRVWWLVRT; via the exons ATGGCACTTTGGCGGGCATACCAGCGGGCTCTGACTGCTCACCCGTGGAAAGTACAGGTTCTGACAGCTG GGTCTCTGATGGGCCTGGGTGATGTTATCTCACAGCAGCTGGTGGAGAGGCGAGGTCTGCAGGCACACGAGACTGGCCGGACCCTGACCATGGTCTCCCTGGGCTGCGGCTTTGTG GGCCCTGTAGTAGGAGGCTGGTACAAGGTTTTGGACCGGCTCATCCCTGGCACCACCAAGGTGGATGCACTAAAGAAGATGCTGTTGGATCAG GGGGGCTTTGCCCCATGTTTTCTGGGCTGTTTCCTCTCACTGGTAGGGACACTCAATGGACTGTCAGCCCAGGACAATTGGGCCAAACTCCAGCAG GATTACCCTGATGCTCTCATCACCAACTACTATGTAAGAGCTGACGCCTCAGCTGCCTCCTCTTCCTTGAGTCCAGaagtgccagggactgggggtccTCCTGACACAGAAATCCCTCAGCTGGGATTATTCTCTCATTCCCACATGGGCACCATACTCAGGGAAGCACTCACGCAGTTGTGCAACGTATTCTCGTCTGTAGAAGCTGGAGTCAGACCAG GTTGGCTGTCGTCCAGTGTGTTGCTGTTATCTGGAACTCGTACCTGTCCTGGAAGGCACATCGGCTCTGAGTCTGCCTCACTCCATCATTTCAAGCTTGCAGTGATGCAGCTTGACCCTGGAAGGGTCAAACCACCTCCTCAAAGTGGGCACATTGGTTTTCACAGGGTTTGGTGGCTGGTCAGAACTTAA
- the MPV17 gene encoding protein Mpv17 isoform X3, whose amino-acid sequence MALWRAYQRALTAHPWKVQVLTAGSLMGLGDVISQQLVERRGLQAHETGRTLTMVSLGCGFVGPVVGGWYKVLDRLIPGTTKVDALKKMLLDQGGFAPCFLGCFLSLVGTLNGLSAQDNWAKLQQDYPDALITNYYLWPAVQLANFYLVPLHYRLAVVQCVAVIWNSYLSWKAHRL is encoded by the exons ATGGCACTTTGGCGGGCATACCAGCGGGCTCTGACTGCTCACCCGTGGAAAGTACAGGTTCTGACAGCTG GGTCTCTGATGGGCCTGGGTGATGTTATCTCACAGCAGCTGGTGGAGAGGCGAGGTCTGCAGGCACACGAGACTGGCCGGACCCTGACCATGGTCTCCCTGGGCTGCGGCTTTGTG GGCCCTGTAGTAGGAGGCTGGTACAAGGTTTTGGACCGGCTCATCCCTGGCACCACCAAGGTGGATGCACTAAAGAAGATGCTGTTGGATCAG GGGGGCTTTGCCCCATGTTTTCTGGGCTGTTTCCTCTCACTGGTAGGGACACTCAATGGACTGTCAGCCCAGGACAATTGGGCCAAACTCCAGCAG GATTACCCTGATGCTCTCATCACCAACTACTAT CTCTGGCCTGCTGTGCAGTTAGCCAACTTCTACCTGGTCCCTCTTCATTACAG GTTGGCTGTCGTCCAGTGTGTTGCTGTTATCTGGAACTCGTACCTGTCCTGGAAGGCACATCGGCTCTGA